From one Catenuloplanes nepalensis genomic stretch:
- a CDS encoding NADH-quinone oxidoreductase subunit M, producing MSSFPYLSVLTVAPLVGALVVAFLPRSRPELAKWLTLAWSLGILALTVALWVAFEAGGERLQLRESYPWIPGWGANFTFAVDGIALVMLMLIAVLVPIVILAAWHEADVSGRSVPVYFALLLALESTMIGVFAAADVFLFYVFFEVMLVPMYFLIGSYGGGQRQYAAVKFFLYSLVGGLFMLAAVVGLWVAGGHTFDWAALTQIDMSTGTERWLFLGFFLAFAIKAPFFPFHTWLPDAGGSAPVGAGALLVGILDKVGTFGILRYCLPIFPDASRYFAPLALVLGVIGIIYAALLAVGQNDLKRLVSYTSIAHFGFIGVGIFAFTTQAGTGAVLYMVNHGLATGLLFLVVGMLVARRGSALISDFGGAGKYVPVLAGVLFFAGLASLAMPGTAPFVSEFLVLIGTFTVNKPIAIIATLGIVLAAAYVLWMVQRTMQGTPNPALAEVEGMRRDITLREKVVVAPLIAMIIVFGFYPKPITDVINPAVQATMQDVGATDPAPTAITEAAK from the coding sequence GTGAGCTCCTTTCCCTACCTGTCGGTGCTGACCGTGGCGCCGCTGGTCGGCGCGCTGGTCGTGGCGTTCCTGCCGCGCAGCCGGCCCGAGCTGGCGAAGTGGCTCACGCTCGCCTGGTCGCTCGGCATCCTGGCGCTGACCGTGGCGCTCTGGGTCGCGTTCGAGGCCGGTGGCGAGCGGCTGCAACTGCGCGAGTCGTACCCGTGGATCCCCGGCTGGGGCGCGAACTTCACGTTCGCGGTGGACGGCATCGCGCTGGTCATGCTGATGCTGATCGCGGTGCTGGTGCCGATCGTCATCCTGGCGGCCTGGCACGAGGCGGACGTCAGCGGCCGGTCGGTGCCGGTCTACTTCGCGCTGCTGCTGGCGCTGGAGTCGACGATGATCGGCGTCTTCGCGGCCGCCGACGTCTTCCTGTTCTACGTGTTCTTCGAGGTCATGCTGGTGCCGATGTACTTCCTGATCGGCTCCTACGGCGGTGGCCAGCGGCAGTACGCGGCCGTCAAGTTCTTCCTCTACAGCCTGGTCGGCGGCCTGTTCATGCTCGCGGCCGTGGTCGGCCTGTGGGTGGCCGGCGGGCACACGTTCGACTGGGCCGCACTCACCCAGATCGACATGTCCACCGGCACCGAGCGCTGGCTGTTCCTCGGCTTCTTCCTCGCGTTCGCGATCAAGGCGCCGTTCTTCCCGTTCCACACCTGGCTGCCGGACGCCGGTGGCAGCGCGCCGGTCGGTGCCGGTGCGCTGCTCGTCGGGATACTCGACAAGGTCGGCACGTTCGGGATCCTGCGGTACTGCCTGCCGATCTTCCCGGACGCGTCGCGGTACTTCGCGCCGCTCGCGCTGGTGCTCGGCGTGATCGGCATCATCTACGCGGCGCTGCTCGCGGTCGGGCAGAACGACCTCAAGCGGCTCGTGTCGTACACGTCGATCGCGCACTTCGGTTTCATCGGCGTCGGGATCTTCGCGTTCACCACCCAGGCCGGCACCGGCGCGGTGCTCTACATGGTCAACCACGGCCTCGCCACCGGCCTGCTCTTCCTGGTCGTCGGCATGCTCGTGGCCCGCCGGGGTTCCGCGCTGATCAGCGACTTCGGCGGCGCCGGCAAGTACGTGCCGGTGCTGGCGGGTGTGCTGTTCTTCGCCGGTCTGGCGTCGCTGGCCATGCCCGGGACCGCGCCGTTCGTCTCCGAGTTCCTGGTGCTGATCGGCACGTTCACGGTCAACAAGCCGATCGCGATCATCGCGACACTCGGCATCGTGCTCGCGGCCGCGTACGTGCTCTGGATGGTCCAGCGCACCATGCAGGGCACCCCGAACCCGGCGCTGGCCGAGGTCGAGGGCATGCGGCGGGACATCACGCTGCGCGAGAAGGTCGTGGTGGCGCCGCTGATCGCGATGATCATCGTGTTCGGCTTCTACCCGAAGCCGATCACCGACGTCATCAACCCGGCCGTGCAGGCCACCATGCAGGACGTCGGCGCGACGGACCCCGCACCCACGGCGATCACCGAGGCGGCGAAGTGA
- the nuoN gene encoding NADH-quinone oxidoreductase subunit NuoN — MDELKAPSIDYAAVAPILILFGAACLGVLAEAFVPRRARHAVQLGLALLATVAGLVVVITQASTRVTTAGGAVAIDGPAVFLQGAILALALVSLLLMGERKLEAGGAFVPQAAITVGSDADVRQAAHAPGLTEVYPISLFAIAGMLLFVAANDLLTMFIALEVFSLPLYLLCALARRRRLLSQEAALKYFLLGSYASAFFLFGVALIYGFVGGVDFGSIHAAAAESGRDPLLLYAGLAMLSIGLLFKTAAVPFHVWTPDVYQGAPTPITAFMAACTKVAAFGALLRVLYVGFNGLSWDFTPILGVIAVLTMILGAVLAVTQTDIKRLLAYSSIANAGYLLVGVLASGESGLASTMFYLVAYGFTVLGAFAVVTLVRDADGEAGHLSRWAGLGRRSPLIAGLFTFILLAFAGIPLTSGFISKFAVFGAAIDGGQTWLVIAGVISSIVLAFPYLRVVVMMWLSDPSEATPTVSVPGVFTTAALTIGVAMTLLLGVAPSLLLDLTSGAAEFVQ; from the coding sequence ATGGACGAACTCAAGGCACCCTCCATCGACTACGCGGCCGTCGCGCCGATCCTCATCCTGTTCGGCGCGGCCTGCCTCGGCGTGCTCGCCGAGGCGTTCGTGCCGCGGCGCGCGCGGCACGCCGTCCAGCTGGGTCTCGCGCTGCTCGCCACGGTCGCGGGGCTGGTCGTCGTGATCACCCAGGCGTCGACGCGGGTCACCACGGCCGGCGGCGCGGTCGCGATCGACGGTCCCGCGGTCTTCCTGCAGGGCGCGATCCTGGCGCTCGCGCTGGTGTCGCTGCTGCTGATGGGGGAGCGGAAGCTGGAGGCCGGCGGCGCGTTCGTGCCGCAGGCCGCGATCACGGTCGGCTCCGACGCGGACGTCCGGCAGGCGGCCCACGCGCCCGGCCTGACCGAGGTCTACCCGATCTCGCTCTTCGCGATCGCCGGCATGCTGCTCTTCGTCGCCGCGAACGACCTGCTCACCATGTTCATCGCGCTCGAGGTCTTCTCACTCCCGCTCTACCTGCTCTGCGCGCTCGCCCGCCGGCGGCGGCTGCTCAGCCAGGAGGCCGCGCTCAAGTACTTCCTGCTCGGGTCGTACGCGTCCGCGTTCTTCCTGTTCGGCGTGGCGCTCATCTACGGCTTCGTCGGCGGGGTCGACTTCGGCAGCATCCACGCCGCGGCCGCCGAGTCCGGCCGTGACCCGCTGCTGCTCTACGCGGGCCTGGCGATGCTCTCGATCGGCCTGCTCTTCAAGACCGCGGCCGTGCCGTTCCACGTCTGGACGCCGGACGTCTACCAGGGCGCGCCGACGCCGATCACCGCGTTCATGGCCGCGTGCACCAAGGTCGCGGCGTTCGGTGCGCTGCTGCGCGTGCTCTACGTCGGGTTCAACGGGCTGAGCTGGGACTTCACGCCGATCCTGGGCGTCATCGCGGTGCTCACCATGATCCTCGGCGCGGTGCTGGCCGTGACGCAGACCGACATCAAGCGGCTACTGGCCTACTCGTCCATCGCGAACGCGGGATATCTGCTGGTCGGCGTGCTGGCCAGCGGCGAGTCCGGGCTCGCCAGCACGATGTTCTACCTGGTCGCGTACGGATTCACGGTGCTCGGCGCGTTCGCCGTGGTCACCCTGGTCCGGGACGCGGACGGCGAGGCCGGTCACCTGTCCCGCTGGGCCGGGCTCGGCCGCCGGTCGCCGTTGATCGCCGGGCTCTTCACGTTCATCCTGCTCGCGTTCGCCGGGATCCCCCTGACCAGCGGATTCATCAGCAAGTTCGCGGTCTTCGGCGCGGCGATCGACGGCGGGCAGACCTGGCTCGTGATCGCCGGAGTGATCAGCAGCATCGTGCTCGCGTTCCCGTACCTCCGGGTCGTGGTCATGATGTGGCTCTCCGACCCGAGCGAGGCCACGCCGACCGTCTCGGTTCCCGGCGTGTTCACCACGGCCGCGCTGACCATCGGTGTGGCGATGACGCTGCTGCTCGGCGTGGCGCCGTCCCTGCTCCTGGACCTGACCAGCGGTGCCGCCGAGTTCGTCCAGTAG
- a CDS encoding polyprenyl synthetase family protein yields MAGLTPGAVNASGLDFVDPAIEASVSAILEEVEASLRDSVDSADPLVREASMHLVSAGGKRFRPLLVAVGAHLGDPTEERVAQAAVVMEMTHLATLYHDDVMDEASVRRGAPSANSRWTNSVAILVGDYLFARAADISADLGTEAVRLQARTFSQLVQGQLAETVGPRDGDPIAHHLQVIEDKTASLIATSARFGALFAGAPAEQVEALAGYGISMGIAFQLSDDLLDIASESIQSGKTPGTDLREGVPTLPVFYALASDDADASSIRLRDLLSMGPLVDDGLHAEALGLLRESPAMKRARETVRSYADEARARIAVLPEGPTRRTLEGLCDFIADRTG; encoded by the coding sequence GTGGCAGGCCTTACCCCAGGTGCGGTTAATGCGAGCGGGCTCGACTTCGTCGACCCCGCTATCGAGGCGTCGGTGTCGGCGATCCTCGAGGAGGTCGAGGCCAGTCTCCGGGACAGCGTCGACAGCGCGGATCCGCTGGTCCGCGAGGCGTCGATGCATCTCGTCTCGGCCGGCGGCAAGCGCTTCCGTCCGCTGCTGGTCGCGGTCGGCGCCCACCTCGGCGATCCGACCGAGGAGCGCGTGGCCCAGGCCGCGGTGGTCATGGAGATGACCCACCTCGCCACGCTTTACCACGACGACGTCATGGACGAGGCGTCCGTCCGGCGCGGCGCGCCCAGCGCCAACAGCCGCTGGACGAACTCGGTCGCGATCCTGGTCGGCGACTACCTGTTCGCCCGCGCCGCGGACATATCAGCCGACCTCGGCACCGAGGCGGTGCGACTGCAGGCGCGGACGTTCTCGCAGCTGGTGCAGGGTCAGCTGGCCGAGACCGTGGGCCCGCGCGACGGCGACCCGATCGCGCACCACCTGCAGGTCATCGAGGACAAGACGGCCTCGCTGATCGCCACCTCCGCCCGCTTCGGCGCTCTCTTCGCCGGTGCCCCCGCCGAGCAGGTCGAGGCGCTCGCCGGTTACGGGATATCGATGGGGATCGCGTTCCAGCTCTCCGACGACCTGCTGGACATCGCGTCCGAGTCGATCCAGTCCGGTAAGACGCCCGGCACCGACCTGCGCGAGGGCGTGCCGACGCTGCCGGTGTTCTACGCGCTCGCCTCGGACGACGCGGACGCCAGCTCCATCCGGCTCCGCGATCTGCTCTCCATGGGCCCGCTGGTCGACGACGGGCTGCACGCGGAGGCGCTCGGGCTGCTGCGCGAGTCGCCGGCGATGAAACGCGCGCGGGAGACGGTCCGCTCCTACGCGGACGAGGCGCGGGCCCGCATAGCGGTCCTTCCGGAGGGCCCGACCCGCCGCACACTCGAAGGCCTCTGCGACTTCATCGCAGACCGAACTGGCTAG
- the lysS gene encoding lysine--tRNA ligase, with product MAAGSDVDWVNRFADEVIAEAERRAPGKPIVCASGLSPSGPIHLGNLREVMTPHLVADEIRRRGHDVTHIISWDDFDRYRKVPKGIAGIDPEDPAWQAHIGKPLTRVPAPPGSAYSSWAEHFKAAMIESLAEMGVEYRGISQTEMYTSGAYREQVLLAMRERGRIDAILDRYRTKNRDAPKKAPKQQGPKLDEADEAAAAEAAEGSGAAGEDDGATATGYYPFKPFCADCGKDFTTVVAYDDDSTELTYTCTCGHTATVLLSEFTDGKLVWKVDWPMRWAREGVVFEPSGVDHQSPGSSFVVGGQIVTEIFGGEQPIGPMYAFVGISGQAKMSSSKGGVPTPADALEIMEAPLLRWLYARRRPNQSFKVAFDQEIQRLYDEWDALEKRIAAGEANEVDAAVHTRAASTAAGSLPVTPRPVSYRTLASVADITTGDEGQMLRILHDLDPAAPIINLSEVRPRLDRATTWVTTHVPAEQRTRLRDEPDLDLIKSLDDTQRESLRLLVAGLDEHWSLDGLTTLVYGVPKVLAGLPPDTKPTPELKVAQRTFFALLYHLLVGRDTGPRLPTLLLAAGADRVRRLLSA from the coding sequence GTGGCTGCTGGCAGCGATGTTGACTGGGTCAATCGGTTCGCGGACGAGGTGATCGCGGAAGCGGAGCGTCGTGCGCCGGGCAAGCCGATCGTCTGTGCGAGTGGGCTGAGCCCGTCGGGGCCGATCCACCTGGGCAATCTGCGCGAGGTGATGACGCCACACCTGGTCGCGGACGAGATCCGGCGCCGCGGGCACGACGTCACGCACATCATCTCCTGGGACGACTTCGACCGATACCGGAAGGTGCCGAAGGGGATCGCCGGCATCGACCCGGAGGACCCGGCCTGGCAGGCGCACATCGGCAAGCCGCTGACCCGGGTGCCGGCGCCGCCCGGCAGCGCCTACTCCAGCTGGGCCGAGCACTTCAAGGCCGCGATGATCGAGTCGCTGGCGGAGATGGGCGTGGAGTACCGGGGCATCAGCCAGACCGAGATGTACACCTCCGGTGCGTACCGTGAGCAGGTTCTGCTCGCCATGCGGGAGCGCGGGCGGATCGACGCGATCCTGGACCGTTACCGGACGAAGAACCGGGATGCCCCGAAGAAGGCGCCCAAGCAGCAGGGCCCGAAGCTGGACGAGGCCGACGAGGCGGCAGCCGCCGAGGCCGCCGAGGGATCGGGCGCGGCCGGCGAGGACGACGGTGCGACCGCGACCGGCTACTACCCGTTCAAGCCGTTCTGCGCGGACTGCGGCAAGGACTTCACCACCGTCGTGGCCTACGACGACGACAGCACCGAGCTGACCTACACCTGCACGTGCGGGCACACCGCCACGGTGCTGCTGAGCGAGTTCACCGACGGCAAGCTGGTCTGGAAGGTCGACTGGCCGATGCGCTGGGCGCGCGAGGGCGTCGTGTTCGAGCCCTCCGGCGTGGATCACCAGTCGCCGGGCAGCTCGTTCGTGGTCGGCGGCCAGATCGTCACCGAGATCTTCGGCGGCGAGCAGCCGATCGGGCCGATGTACGCGTTCGTCGGCATCTCCGGCCAGGCGAAGATGTCCAGCTCCAAGGGGGGCGTGCCGACACCGGCCGACGCCCTGGAGATCATGGAGGCGCCGCTGCTGCGCTGGCTCTACGCGCGCCGCCGGCCGAACCAGTCGTTCAAGGTCGCGTTCGACCAGGAGATCCAGCGGCTCTACGACGAGTGGGACGCGCTGGAGAAGCGGATCGCGGCCGGCGAGGCGAACGAGGTCGACGCGGCCGTGCACACCCGGGCCGCGAGCACCGCGGCCGGATCGCTGCCGGTGACGCCGCGCCCGGTGTCGTACCGGACGCTGGCCAGCGTCGCGGACATCACCACCGGCGACGAGGGCCAGATGCTGCGGATCCTGCACGACCTGGACCCGGCGGCGCCGATCATCAACCTGTCCGAGGTGCGCCCGCGGCTGGACCGCGCCACCACCTGGGTGACGACGCACGTGCCGGCCGAGCAGCGCACCCGGCTGCGGGACGAGCCGGACCTCGACCTGATCAAGAGCCTGGACGACACGCAGCGGGAGTCGCTGCGGCTGCTGGTGGCCGGGCTGGACGAGCACTGGTCGCTGGACGGTCTGACCACACTGGTCTACGGCGTGCCGAAGGTGCTGGCCGGGCTGCCACCGGACACGAAGCCGACGCCGGAGCTGAAGGTGGCGCAGCGGACGTTCTTCGCGCTGCTCTACCACCTGCTGGTCGGCCGGGACACCGGCCCGCGCCTGCCCACGTTGCTGCTCGCGGCCGGCGCCGACCGCGTCCGCCGCCTGCTCTCCGCCTGA